CAATCATCATCTACGGCGAAGGTTGGAATTTTGGTGAAGTCGCCAATAATGCCCGTGGTATTAACGCTACCCAATTCAACATGGCCGGTACCGGTATCGGTACCTTCTCAGACCGCCTCCGCGACGCAGCCCGTGGCGGTGGTCCCTTCGACGATCCACGGCTCCAGGGGTTCATTTCCGGTCTGGCTACCGATCCGAGTGATTTCCCGCAAGGGACACCGGATGCGCAGCGGGTCAAACTGCTGGCTGAGACCGATTTGATCAAACTTGGCCTGGCCGGTAACCTGAAGACCTACCGGATGATCAATTACGAAGGTCGTCTCGTACCCGGTGAGCAGATCAAGTACCGTGGCGCAGCCGGCGGCTACACGCTTGATCCGCAAGAGCAGATTGTCTACGTTTCAGCCCACGACAACGAAACGCTGTTTGATGCGGTACAACTCAAGGCCGCAGCCGGTACACCTATCGCCGAGCGAGCACGAATGGCCCAACTCGGTCTCTCACTGACTGCGCTGGCGCAGGGTATTCCCTTCTTCCACGCCGGTGATGAACTGCTGCGCTCGAAATCGCTCGACCGCAACAGCTACAACTCATCGGACTGGTTCAACCGGATTGACTGGCGTGGTCAGGAGAATACTTTTGGCTCCGGTCTGCCCCCGGCCTGGGACAACCAGAGCAACTGGCCGATCATGGCGCCATTGCTGGCCAACCCGGCACTCAAACCGGACGCCAGCCTGATGCAGGCGACGTATGAACACTTCCGCGAGATGCTCCGCATCCGGCGCAGTACACCTCTCTTCCGTCTGCGCACGGCTGCCGAGGTCGAGCGCATGGTTTCGTTCTTCAATAACGGGCCTGATCAGATTCCCGGTCTAATCGTCATGAGCATCAGTGATAATGGCCCAAGCCGACTCGATCCGAACATCGGGCAGGTGGTGGTCTTGTTCAATGCCCGGCCTGAGACAGTGACGATTACCATCCCCGAACTGGCAAATGGCGATCTGTCCTTACACGACGTTCAGGTCGCATCGAGCGATGAGCGGGTCACGCAATCGCGCTATACCGCCGACGGCACCTTCAGCGTGCCCGGACGCACCACGGCGGTCTTTGTTGGGCCGCGACCGTTGGTACCTGCCCCCGCCCCTGAGCCGACGCCGACAGTAGCGGTGGAGCCGGCGCCAACCGCCAGCACGGAGGCGACGGCGCCGACCACGCCAGCACCTGCCGCACAGGGAGGCGGGGCGCCGGTCTGGTTGTGGATTGTGCTCGTCGTTATTGCGCTGGTTGGGGCCGGGATATTCGTTGCCCGGCGTCGTGGCGGCGCACGGTAGTTCTGAGCGGTGACGGAAGTATCTGAGACGCACCGTGATGGTGCGTCTCTTCGTCTTTATGTCAACGCTTGCTCAAACTCGGGTATTGGTTCATGGGGGCGATTAGCGCGCCGGAGGCGTGCGCTCCCAGGGCATACTGACTCGCCCCCACCCTCACCCGCCCCCGCTGGGAGCGGGAACACTGATGCCGGATTGATCTCGCTGTCGGGTGTTGGGGCAAGGCGGCAATGCCCGTGCGCACCGGAGGCGCGCGCTCCCAGCGAGGGGGCGATGCCTGTGCGCGCCGGAGGCACGCGCTCCCAGGGCATACTGACTCGCCCCCACCCTCACCCGCCCCCGCTGGGAGCGGGAACACTGATGCCGGATTGATCTCGCTGTCGGGTGTTGGGGCAAGGCGGCGATGCCCGTGCGCACCGGAGGCGTGCGCTCCCAGGTGTTGGTGCAAATCCAGATCAACCTGATGCGGTAGGGACACGGCATGCCATGCCCCTACCCGAAGATACACTGGCGAAGAGGATGCCCAATACCGGCGTTGGTCACTCTTCTCGCACAAAGCGCACCCGATCACCCGGTTGCAACAGCGTCGGTGGATCAGCAGTCGGATTGAACAATCGCAGGCCGGTGCGACCGATGATATGCCAGCCGCCGGGCAACTTTGTCGGATAGATACCGGTCATACCGGCAGCAATTGCCACCGATCCGGCGGGAACTGCCAGGCGCGGCGTTGCCCGCCGTGGCAGATGAAGGGCTGGCGGTAACCAGCCCAGATAAGGGTAGCCCGGAGCAAAACCGATCATCAGCACACGCTGTACGGTACCGGTATGTAAGGCCACTACCTCATCCGGTGACAACCCGGATTGGGCAGCGACCTCGTGGAGATCAGGCCCCTCATCGCCGCCGTAACGCACCGGAATAACCACCTCACGTCCGACGGGCATCGCGGTTAAGGGTGGATGTGCAGCCAGATCGGCCAGACGGGCGGCAAGAAGATCACGATTGGCGATCAACGGATCGAAACAGACCAGTAGCGAGTCAATTGCCGGCACCAGATCGATCAAACCGGGGGGTGGATCGGATTGGAGTGCAGCCATTGCGGCCAGCGGTGCCCCTGCGCCGGCCAGATCGGTCGGCCAGCGCACCAGGAACGCTGCTTCGCCAAATGGATCTACCCGTCCGCTCATCGTTGTGGCGCCTGTACGGTGATGCCTGCGGCAGCCAGACCCTGACGGATCGTTGCTGCTCGCAGCGCGGCACCCGGTGTATCGCCGTGGATACAAATTGTGGCGGCCTGTAATGGCACGAGTGTGCCATCAACGGCTCTGACCGCACCATCGCGAATAATATGCAGTGTCTGGGCCAGACATGCTGCCGGATCGATAATCAGGGCATCGGGATGATGCCGGTTGCGCAACGTACCATCGGCTTCGTAGGTACGGTCGGCAAAAGCCTCTGCCAGCACCGGCACGCCGACTTCGTGGCCGGCGGTGATCAGCAACGAGCCGGCCAATCCAACCAGAGCCAGTTCACGGCTGAAGGCAGCCACGGCACGGGCAATCGCCATCGCCACGGTAAGGTCGCGGGCGGCCACATTGTAGAGCGCACCGTGAGGCTTCACATGGCGCAATTCAACCTTTTCCGAGCGGGCAATTGCGGCTAAAGAACCGATCTGAGTCAGCACCCACGCCTCGATCTCATCCGGTGTTAGCGGTAATACCCGGCGGCCAAAGCCGTACAGATCGGGGTAGGAAGGATGAGCACCAACCGCCACCCCCAGATCACGGCAACGCCGGACAGTGCGCCGCATCACCATCGGATCACCGGCATGACCGCCACAGGCGACATTTGCCGAACTGACAAACGGCAGTATACCATCGTCGTCACCGACCTGAAAAGCGCCGTAACTCTCACCACAATCGCAGTTGATATCAATCGTCAACATCGCTTCGCTACCCTACTGGTGCCTCGGCAATTCTCGGCACCCGTTTCATCCCATGTCGTGCCACAAGCAGCAGCAATAGCATCACACCGGCATCAACCACAACCAGAATTGCGCCACTCACCGGGCCAAACCAGCCGATCAGTTGACCAAAGAGTGCCGGCAGAAACAACCCACCACCGGTACCGATGGTCAGCGCAACACTCAGCGCAGCCGCACTACGACCAGCAGACTGTGTGATCAACAGCATCGTCGTAGGGAAGATCGGGCCACACGATAGCCCCATCAGCGCAACTGCAACCAGTGCTAAAGCGACCTGATTAACACCGATGACTAACAGCAAACCACCGGAGCCAAGACCGATCAGACACAAGAGCAGCATACGCAACGCACCCAGGCGATCTCCCCAAAAGATGGCCGCCATGCGCCCGGCGGTCAACATCCCCCAGAACAGACTACTGCCCAGGGCTGCAATCGGCGCAGCCAGACCACCACCGCGTTCGAGAATCAGCGCAATCCAACCACCAATGCCGATTTCGGTACCGATGTAGGTAAACATCAGCAACCCACACATCACGGCTGCCAGCCAGCGTGGCGGCCCGGCCATCTGGGCGGAGGGGGCCTGCGTCGGCTCACGCAATTGGGTGGCCGGCCAGACCAGAGCCAGCATGAGCAGTGCGCCGATCCAGATGGCAGCCTGGGGACGGTCGACAAGTGTCAACATCAGCGCAACCAGCAAAGGGCCGCCAATTGAACCAACACTAAAGAACAGATTCAGGGCATTCAAGGCACCGGCAGCGCCATGGTACAGGCGTGCGATTAGCAGGTTCCCGCCGGCCAGCATACCGCCGTAACCAAAACCGGCCATACCGGCCCCAAGCAACATCCCAATCAGAACCGGACTGAAACCGAGTGCCAGCATGCCGCCACCCATCAGCGCAGCACCAATTGCAATCACGGGACGCATCCCCCAGCGCTGGATGGCCGAACCGACGCCTACAGAAGCCAGCACGCCACCCAGGGAAAACGCCGTAAACACAGCGCCCAGATCGGTCACTTCACGCCCGACCTGAGCTGCAAGGCCAGGAAGACTCGGCCCGATAGCCGACAACATCCAGCCCACACCCAGGTAAAGAGCGCCTACTATCAATAAAGCCAATGATGGTTTCACGACACCCGTACCAATCGCCGTACCGCCCAATTCGCTGCATTTGCGGCAGTCAATTCATCATAAAGCGCAGCAATGCGACGCGCAATGGTCGGCCAGCTATACTCGGCTGCACGCTGTACCGCAGCCGAACGCAGACGTGCAGCCAGCTCTGCGTCGGTCAGAACACGTTCAATCTGGGCAGCTAACGCAGCATCATTATCGGGCGGGAAGAGCAACCCGCTATGGCGATCTTCAATCGTCAATGCCAATCCACCGACGTTAGAGGCGACGACCGCTGCACCGCAGGCCAGTGCTTCGAGGGCAGCCAGCCCAAACGACTCATAATGCGAGGGAGCAGCCACCACATCGGCAGCCACGTAATAGAGCGGTAGACGTTCCTGGGGTTGGGCACCGGCAAACACGACCTGATCTTGCACGCCCAGGGTACGGCGCAAATGATCGAGACGGCGCTGTTCACCATTCCACAGTGTGGCCTGAGTCTCGTCTTCACCACCGATCAGCACCACCTGCAAGCGATCACGCCACTCTGGATGGTCGGCGAGCAACCGCGCCGCCGCCCGAATCAGGGCATCCATCCCCTTCAGTGGTTCCATCCGCCCCACACACACCAGAAGGATCGCGTCTGCCGAAATGCCCAATGCCGCCCGTGCCGCAGTGCGATCCCCCGGTTGAAAGCGACGCAAATCAACCCCGCACGGAATGACCCGAATTCGCCCGGTATCGGCACCATAATGCCAGACCATCTGCGCTCGATCAAGCGGTGTTGCCGCAACCACTGCATCAACCTCGCGCATTAACCGCCGCTCAATTGCAATCCGACGCTTCGTTTCCACCTCTTCCTCGGAGCGGGCGACACTGTTCTTCATAGCGCCCAGAGTGTGAAACATGTGCACCACCGGCGCCCGCCAGACCCGCCGCAGGCGTAGAGCAGCCTCACCTGACAGCCAGTAATGGCTATGGATGAGATCGTAACTCAAATCTTCACCATCGGCAAAACAGCGTACCCGGCTGACAAACTCCGGCAGATAGGTCAAGAGCAGGTTCTTATCGTAAGGTGCTGCCGGGCCGGCGTGCAGGCTAATCAGCCGCACACCACGGCTCAGAGGAACAATCATTGGCGTATCGCGGTCTTGACTACGGGTAAAAATATCAACCAGTATCCCCCGCTGCCCCAATTCACGGGCCAGCTCGCGCACGTAGACATTCATCCCGCCCGCTTCTTTACCACCCAACCGGGCCAGCGGACTACTATGCACACTCAACATTGCCACTCGCATGGATTCCTCATAACGAATGAAAAGCGAGCGTATCGGAAAACCCGTACCGCCCGCCCCTCAGCGGAATAGTAAGCAGGTACAAAACCTGCCTTTCTCGAGTGTTGTATCACAAATTATCTGATTGCACAAGTATTGGCAGAAAAACTGGTGGCGGCATGACCCGGCGGGGAGGAAAAGCGGGGTTCATCCTGTTCGAAACCTGTGTACAAACCATCACGGAACATCATCTTCAACTGGTATGAACGATGTGGCATGACCGTGAGTGTCGTCATAGGTGCAGGGCGCACCACGCCTCTACCCTACACGCCGGTCGTATGGGAAGAGAGCGATGGCAAGCGAAGCCAGAAGCGTTTTCTCCTCGACGAAACACCAAAAGGTGATAAATGATTTCTGCCCCCAACTGGTCGTTGAGGTTACCACCAAAACCGATACTTAAAGAGGGCAAAAATCGCGTAAAACCCTTGAATAGGCTTCATCTTCTTTCCCTCTTCATAAGTACGCCCCAAATAGCTCACCGGCACTTCATAAATGCGATAACCTCGGCGCAGAACCTTCGC
This genomic window from Chloroflexus aurantiacus J-10-fl contains:
- the pxpB gene encoding 5-oxoprolinase subunit PxpB: MSGRVDPFGEAAFLVRWPTDLAGAGAPLAAMAALQSDPPPGLIDLVPAIDSLLVCFDPLIANRDLLAARLADLAAHPPLTAMPVGREVVIPVRYGGDEGPDLHEVAAQSGLSPDEVVALHTGTVQRVLMIGFAPGYPYLGWLPPALHLPRRATPRLAVPAGSVAIAAGMTGIYPTKLPGGWHIIGRTGLRLFNPTADPPTLLQPGDRVRFVREE
- a CDS encoding LamB/YcsF family protein, yielding MLTIDINCDCGESYGAFQVGDDDGILPFVSSANVACGGHAGDPMVMRRTVRRCRDLGVAVGAHPSYPDLYGFGRRVLPLTPDEIEAWVLTQIGSLAAIARSEKVELRHVKPHGALYNVAARDLTVAMAIARAVAAFSRELALVGLAGSLLITAGHEVGVPVLAEAFADRTYEADGTLRNRHHPDALIIDPAACLAQTLHIIRDGAVRAVDGTLVPLQAATICIHGDTPGAALRAATIRQGLAAAGITVQAPQR
- a CDS encoding MFS transporter; this translates as MKPSLALLIVGALYLGVGWMLSAIGPSLPGLAAQVGREVTDLGAVFTAFSLGGVLASVGVGSAIQRWGMRPVIAIGAALMGGGMLALGFSPVLIGMLLGAGMAGFGYGGMLAGGNLLIARLYHGAAGALNALNLFFSVGSIGGPLLVALMLTLVDRPQAAIWIGALLMLALVWPATQLREPTQAPSAQMAGPPRWLAAVMCGLLMFTYIGTEIGIGGWIALILERGGGLAAPIAALGSSLFWGMLTAGRMAAIFWGDRLGALRMLLLCLIGLGSGGLLLVIGVNQVALALVAVALMGLSCGPIFPTTMLLITQSAGRSAAALSVALTIGTGGGLFLPALFGQLIGWFGPVSGAILVVVDAGVMLLLLLVARHGMKRVPRIAEAPVG
- a CDS encoding glycosyltransferase; its protein translation is MRVAMLSVHSSPLARLGGKEAGGMNVYVRELARELGQRGILVDIFTRSQDRDTPMIVPLSRGVRLISLHAGPAAPYDKNLLLTYLPEFVSRVRCFADGEDLSYDLIHSHYWLSGEAALRLRRVWRAPVVHMFHTLGAMKNSVARSEEEVETKRRIAIERRLMREVDAVVAATPLDRAQMVWHYGADTGRIRVIPCGVDLRRFQPGDRTAARAALGISADAILLVCVGRMEPLKGMDALIRAAARLLADHPEWRDRLQVVLIGGEDETQATLWNGEQRRLDHLRRTLGVQDQVVFAGAQPQERLPLYYVAADVVAAPSHYESFGLAALEALACGAAVVASNVGGLALTIEDRHSGLLFPPDNDAALAAQIERVLTDAELAARLRSAAVQRAAEYSWPTIARRIAALYDELTAANAANWAVRRLVRVS